A window from Vigna angularis cultivar LongXiaoDou No.4 chromosome 7, ASM1680809v1, whole genome shotgun sequence encodes these proteins:
- the LOC108336713 gene encoding uncharacterized protein LOC108336713, producing MAPRPPPPPPSQPELYENTRRLEAVLEAMQLQNAALMQQNTIALQNLEAARVSTEDTQRYIMEMMANGRPTPGASTSTAIRVQEWSLESFLQHHPDRFTGKCSPDEADHWFQDMERIYEAKGCPDGWKLAYTQYLLTGEAGHWWNSVKMILERNETPITWELFRTKFYTEYFPDSVRFAKEVEFLELAQGNRSVSEYVDRFKHLLRFNTMTVNEEWQCRKFENGLRKDIKLLVKGFRIREFSALVETARDMEKTKGEPEGPQRQESQPLRLVDRWYPEEAPVLGGPLSLDLLHLGPRVVCPQLEGYRRCNICRREGHYARDCPTTRRAGPQPHQARRSSQRGGNRPQAAERVYTLTGAKAASVGNLIVSICLLFGASCVTLFDSGATHSFVSKACVEKLELVVRELPCDLVVSTPVAGLVRTSNVCSGCPIEVEGRRFRVNLICLPL from the exons ATGGCGCCTAGGcctccacctcctcctccttctcagCCTGAGCTTTATGAGAACACCAGAAGACTGGAGGCTGTACTTGAGGCTATGCAACTTCAGAATGCTGCCTTGATGCAACAAAACACCATCGCTCTTCAGAACTTAGAGGCTGCAAGAGTGTCAACTGAGGACACTCAGAGGTACATCATGGAGATGATGGCTAATGGAAGACCTACTCCTGGTGCTTCTACTTCTACTGCCATTCGAGTTCAGGAGTGGAGTTTAGAGAGTTTTCTCCAACACCATCCCGACAGGTTTACTGGCAAGTGCAGCCCGGATGAGGCCGATCATTGGTTCCAAGATATGGAACGAATCTATGAAGCTAAAGGGTGTCCGGATGGGTGGAAGCTGGCCTACACCCAGTACTTGCTGACAGGAGAAGCTGGACATTGGTGGAACAGTGTGAAGATGATCTTGGAGAGAAACGAGACTCCTATCACTTGGGAGCTATTCAGAACTAAGTTCTACACTGAATACTTCCCGGATAGTGTCCGGTTTGCTAAGGAGGTAGAGTTTCTTGAGTTGGCACAAGGCAACAGGTCGGTATCGGAGTATGTTGACCGTTTTAAGCATCTACTTCGCTTCAACACCATGACGGTAAATGAAGAATGGCAATGTCGCAAGTTTGAGAACGGCTTGAGGAAGGATATAAAGTTGCTGGTGAAAGGATTCCGCATTAGGGAATTCTCTGCTTTGGTGGAGACAGCTCGCGATATGGAGAAGACTAAGGGAGAACCAGAGGGGCCTCAAAGACAAGAGAGCCAACCACTGAGGTTGGTGGACCGGTGGTATCCAGAGGAGGCTCCAGTTTTAGGAGGACCCCTTTCTCTAGACCTACTTCATCTGGGTCCAAGG GTTGTTTGCCCTCAGCTAGAAGGGTATAGGAGGTGTAACATCTGTAGGCGAGAGGGACATTATGCCAGAGACTGTCCTACTACTAGAAGGGCAGGACCACAACCACACCAGGCTAGAAGATCTAGCCAGAGGGGTGGTAATCGACCACAGGCAGCAGAGAGAGTCTACACATTGACTGGAGCTAAGGCAGCCAGTGTAGGTAATTTGATTGTCAGCATTTGCTTGTTATTTGGAGCTTCGTGTGTGACATTGTTTGACTCGGGGGCAACACATTCCTTTGTATCGAAGGCTTGTGTGGAGAAGCTTGAATTAGTTGTTAGAGAGCTTCCATGCGATCTGGTGGTGTCTACACCAGTAGCTGGGTTGGTCAGGACGTCTAATGTGTGTTCCGGATGTCCTATTGAGGTAGAGGGACGCAGGTTCAGAGTGAACCTTATTTGCTTGCCTCTGTAG